Below is a genomic region from Brassica oleracea var. oleracea cultivar TO1000 chromosome C9, BOL, whole genome shotgun sequence.
GGATGAAGGAAATAATTGAATTATGGTATGAAATTGTGTTATTTTGTTTACATCTGGGGTAATTAAATAAATTGTGTCTGTTGCGGAATTCAGAAACCGGCATGGTTGGATGCGCTTTACGCAGAGAAATTCTTCGTGGGATGTCCGTACCATGAGACGGCAAAGAAAAACGAGAAGAACGTGTGTTGTCTTGATTGTTGCATCAGTCTCTGTCCTCACTGTGTACCCTCACATAGATATCACAGACTCCTTCAGGTTCGCCGCTATGTGTATCACGAGGTTATTCGGCTTGAAGATCTTCAAAAACTCATCGACTGCTCTAACGTTCAAGTAAGCGATGTATTCGTAATCTTAGTACATATATATATGTGTGTGTATTTTCCGCTCATATAAATTTATATCGATTATAAAATTCGATTGGGATGAACTGGACAGGCTTATACAATAAATAGTGCCAAAGTGGTGTTCATCAAGAAGAGACCACAGAATAGACAATTCAAAGGAGCTGGTAACTACTGCACTTCATGTGACCGAAGTCTTCAAGAACCTTTTATCCATTGCTCACTGGGCTGTAAGGTTACTTCATCTAACCTTTAGTTCTATTTAATATAAGACTCAATTCTGCTCATTTTATGATTCTCATCAGTTCTCAGATCACTTAGCAAAACTATTTATTTCTCATCACCTCTCACTTCGCAAAACTATTTTGTTCTGATACCTGTGTTTAAATACTTACATGTATAAGTATGTCAGTCTGACTTTAGAGTTTAGTTTCTGATTTTTTTTTAAATGAGTTGACTCATTTCTATGTATTAAATGAAAATTGGTTCGAACTTTTCCTGAATCGAGTTTTGTTTTTCAGATTATCTAAATGTAATTAAGCAAAAGTACGGACCATCGGTTTAAGTATTTTAAATCCGCCAATTTTGTTAGTTTCCAGAGTGATGTTCTATTATTTTTAACAAAAAAGATTGTGAAAGGATTAAAAAATATATAGGACGACTAAAATAACCTAATTATAGTAAAATATTCAATTTAAATATATAAATATATTTTTGGATTTCGAAATCTTTTCTTTGAAATATGTATTAGTTTCAAAACATCAAGAAAATAAGTAATTAGTTGGCTATTATTTATTTAAAATATTTTGATAACTTTATAATTTGTTTACTCACACCTTACCGTTAGAACTTATGTGTGGCACAAAGATTTTAGGACACAACCACGCTTCAAATTCCTGTTATGTTCCACTTTGTAATATATCATGTTATAAAAAAATTACCGTGAATGCACAAGCACACACATACGTTCATACATATATATATATAATTTGATTATCGTACACATATAAGCTTTTCGAGCATACATAGAATTTAAAAGGTAGAAAAGTAAAAGATGTATTATTTATAATAAAAGGTCTTGTTTAATATACATGTAGGTGGAGTTCGTGATGAAACGTTACAGGGATATAACTCCATTCATAAAGCCATGTCACACTCTTACCCTAGGTCCTGACTACATCATCCCACAAGACTTACACGCAGATGATAATATGGCTGCCTACGAGACTCCACGATCAACGGTCGTAGACGGTGATGATTCCATGAGCTGGTCGTCGACTTCCTCCGAACTAGGAGATGCTGCGACCACCACCCATGTCGTTAGGAAAAAGCGAACTGGTTTCTGCTTCTGTGCCAAATCGGCTAATAGTTATAAAGCAGTTTCGGAGGATCCTGACGATATTTCCAATTGCATCAATCGGCGCAAAGGCATTCCTCAACGATCTCCTCTCTGTTAAAGTTCTCTTTTATTTTTTTGCTTTTGTTTTCTAAATCTTCTTTTTAGTTTATTTTCACCATATAGTCTTGTGTTACATGTATGGATTGTTGTCTCTCAATCTAATAAAGTTTATAATCAATCATTTATTGTTACCTTGATAAGTTTGATTACGTATAGGGTACTTTCGCACATCTTAAAAGGAAAAAGGTGAGAAATGAATTAATTAATTAGTTTGACAAAAAAGAATCAAACTAATTAATTAATTAACAGTTGGTCAGTGAATAAAGGATTCACCTTCCCAGTTACTACTATACTTGTCTTCTTGTTAATAGCCGAAAATTTAAAAGTTCATGCTTTTATGAATATTTCCTCTTTTTCATACCACAATAAGCAAAATGACGTCATTTGGTTCAACCATGGTTTTTAGCGACTAATTAACTCCATTTTAAGATCTGTTAATTTACTTAACAACATGTCTAATTTGGTAAGTCAACAATAGTTTAGGATTTAAGATGAAAGTCAAAAAAACAATTTGATGTTTTAAATTGCCTACGAGAAAGTTGATGCATTAAATGGTCCAAATGTAAACGTTGAGGTTTTTATTACATTTTTCCCTGTTTAGTTTGGCTCGGTCAATATAATTTTATATATTTTTTGATTGACATAGTGTTCGGATTTCTTCAAAAAATGGTGTAAGTTCAATATGTTTCTGCTCGTTGAAAGTAGGTTCTATTCTTGATGAATGCACTTGGAATTTTCAGTTCCATGGCAATGGTACTAAGCAATAAGAAGTAGTTCCGGAATGCCATTGCAGACTGAAAGATGATGTATATTAGCCAGTTTTCTAAAAATTGGTATAGGTAGCGTTAAAGACGTCGTCGGACCTAAACAAAATAATTTTTATAAACATTTTTTTTTCAAAAAGTCGGTCTAAGTATTTAGTAAATTAGTATAGGCATCCGCAAAATCAATAATCTTCTATAAATTGTTTAGCTACTACCTGGCGAGTTTTTGAATACTCATATTAGCTATTCAAATTTTTAACTCCAATGACGACAATCAAAACATTACGAGCATTAGTTCTTAAAAAGAATAGGAGGATTTTAGTGATATAAATAGCAAAATATTTTTTTAAATTCTCTCTACATATGCCGCCATACAAAACTCACAGATATTCTGAAACACTCCAACATGAAGTCAGCACTTATCCCTTTTAAGACACACCAATCCTACATCGGTTACTTATTCTATCGATACTAGATGCCTGTGGCTGATTCAGAAATCACCAAAACATAAGTTACAAAAAAAAAAAAGAAATCACCAAAACATAGTATTAATATCAGAACTCTAAAATAAACATTAAGTGTTTGATTGAATGGAAGGTTGTGCAATATGCTATAATATTTATGTTTGTATTCAGTTTGTGTAATTATGTGTACATAAGATACTAAATATGAGTAAATAATAAATTAACTTAACACAATTTATAATAATACTTAAATAAATTATAATAATATGTATATAAATTTAATATTTTATTACATTTATAAATTACTAAAAATACTTTTATTATGAAAATAGTTAATAATATAACTTTTTATATAGCTTATTTTTAATTTGTATAGTATTTTGGATCATTTTTATCCATTTTCACATTCACATATATTTTTGACGGTTAGATTTGCTTAATCCATATTTGTACCGTTAGATCTATTTGATCCATTTATCTACTTTTGTTTCACTCAATCTATTTGATCCTCAATGCTTAAACTTCTTTTTCATCAGGAGCTTAAAAATTCTGAATTTTCTGACGGGATTAAAATGTAAAGAATATTGTGGCAGAATACAAAGGAGAAGGTGATGACATCGGATCCTCTGCGTTGCACGTGAGGCACTGATCCATTGATCTTTTCCCTCTTTCATTTTACATTGTCCTACATTTCCCTTTTTTAAAGATTCTTCTACTGAAAGGATGAAAGATAACAAAAGAAGTACCGGGCCTAGTCCAGTGTTTTGCTTGTCATACATTTGCTGTTTTCTTTTAATTGTTTATCTCCTTTTTGGGGTTCGTAAAATTGTATGGTTAAAGTTTGAGTCCACGTGCCATGTACTTTTACCGAATTGGTCGGTTCTGACTTATGTGAATTTACGCTGAATTAACAGATTTTTTGTCTGTTTTAAGTTGAGTGTTTTCAGTATTAAAAGAACAACGATTGTTAGGTTGAACAGTATTCTGTGGTTATAAAATTAGCGTTCATTAATTATTGTTATTATGCCAAAAAAAAAAATTATTGTTATTAAAAATTATGAACCAAACAGGCTGAACACGTTTTGGCATGAATATGAAAATAGAAGGATGTTTTCCTATTCGGACCGCATTTCCAACCTTTATAGCGGTCAAAAATATTCCTAGCCTTGATTTAAGTATTTTATGTGATTATCAAAACATTTTCAAAACATTTTCTACCAAAATATGGTTAAAATGTGGTAGGAAATTCAATGTCAATGATTATATAGTTGCCAAAAATCGAATTTATTTTGTTCAAAAATTCTATAGAAAAATAATTATTTATAGCCATATTATATTTGCTTTAAGTTTAGTGTTTATGTATACAATAACATGTAGAACAGTAAAAAACTCACTTATTTCTAAAAAAAAATGTGATCATTTTTTTTTTTTGATGAAATTTGAAATTTATTGATCAACAATTTGAAATTTTTACAAACGATTAAAAGTTGTTAAATGTCTAAGGTGCATACGAGAAACAAATCGAATACTAAAGAGTAACTTGAAACCATCTTCTTAGCAACCCTTCCAATTTGTGGCCATGAGTGTATCGCAAAGAGCAGATGCGATTTTTATTTTTATTTTATTAAAACAGTGCAGAAAATATATGGTCTATGTGTAATTAATCTCTCAAATAAAACATTATCTCCTTTTATTATTGTTTTTAATTTGTTATAAAAGTTTTTCGTATTAAAAACGAAATGAGCATTACAAGGAAAAGGTTTTAATATAAAGGTAAGAAAAGAGCCACCTCGAAACAATAACATGTGAAGCAACAACGGAAGAGAAGACACAGAAGATGAAAGAAAGAAACAGAGAGCTACTACAATTAAAGACCATAACATAATCTCACTAGATCTTCACCAACAGTTCTTAAGCGCCAAAGGTTTCTCCTTAAGCACCGAATGATTTTCTGAACCAAAACATCCCCCGAAATGGTAACACCATTGAGGAAACACTATTACGCTCCTTCCAAATTTCATAAACTATTGCGTTCCAATCCTGTAAAATAGCAAGAGAAGTAATGCTCTTATCATGTGAAGAGATCAGCCATTAAAACACACCATACCACGACCTTGGGATTGCATGAGAGGCAAGCCTTTGAACCAGTAAAGACCAACATTCCAAAGAGGAAGGACCATCAAAAACAAATGATACCTGAAAAACATAGAACGATGGTTTATGAAATATTTCAGGCAAAGGGCAATTCCACAATCGATATCCTTTATTAGAAATCTCTTGAACAATATTGCAAGGTTTGATCTGAAGTTTATGTGACAACACACACATGTTTCACCACTGACACATTCCAAACTACTCAAGGATTTCTCACACAACAAACGTTGCGTCTCACACCAGATATCTCTCACAAACCAATTGCTTCAAGGTCCAATATTTTTTAGATTACAATCTCTCTCTTTTTGTCTGAATGATACATCTCATCTCATCCTGGCACCTGCAGTCACAACACATAACACAAATGCAAACCACAAAAAATTCTAAAAGAAAACTGGATCACATTATATAAAGTGATTTAAGGTTTTGAAACAACCAACAATCGTCTTGAAATCAAAATAAAAAATTGACCAAGACATCCGACACGACCATAAGTCCATATCTCGCATAAGTAAAATGAACATTTAGACAAAATACAACCAATCACTGATCTTTACTCATTGTCATCATCTTCTTCTTCATCTTCAGCATTGATGATTTCTCCCCGTGGAACATAGTTTTCAAGAGATGTGTCTCCGCAATCTGAAAGCTTGATCAATGATACTACATCACATGTTGAGGAGTCACCAAGCTTAACGTTCCTGAGGCAGACGCCACGTGTGTACTAGTCTCTGCATTTTGATGGACAATGTACTAAAACCTTGTTTACACTAATCAATAGTGACAAGCCTTCCTTTTCATAGTGGGGCTTTCAGCTTGATCAAACTCATAGACATTTTATTTACCTCCTGAGTAATCACCTGTCATAAGCATGCCCACGCCATATCATGACCATGGGACATATCGACGAGTATATCACACTACAAATTCTCATTCATTCTCCAGGTTATATATCTCCATTCTGGTTATGAGTCCCTTTTAGGCCACTGCCCATACACTGAAACACTACCAGCAAGTCAGTTTGACTGCACAGTCCTTGGCATCTTCTATTATAGACGAGACGCTAAGCCGACAAGGAACATGCTGCCATGGCACAACTCAAGGAGCCCTATGAAGGAAATCGTGTTTTCCCACCGTCAAACATGAACCGAAAAATTAGGGACAAACTTGTGACAACCCGCCCCGCTCACTCGGAACTCGGAACCCGGTTCACGGCCCTGCAGGACATCGACCCTAACTTCTCACATGTGAGCCTTCACTGATTTCTCCATGTAGGTTATTGATGTGCGTGGCGTTCCTCGAACCCAAGACCTAACCCTTTAACAACACTCTCACAGGACGAGTTGTCACCAATTGATCTGCAGATCTTGTGGGAGTATTGTTAAAGGGTGAGGTCTTGAGTTCGAGGAACGCCAATCGCATCAATAACTTACATAGGGAAGTCAGTGAGGACTACATGTGAGGGATTAGGGTCGGTGTCGTGCAGTACTGTGAACCGGATTCCGAGTGAGCAGGACGGGTTGTCACAAAACTATTGGAATAACCTAAGAACAGTCCCACAGGTTAAGAGAAGAACGCCAACCCCCAACCTCCTGCTTCCAGGTCAAGCGATTCTTCTTGCCCAAAGATAAATAGGAATATTCCTTAAGCTAAGATAATCAATTTAGTTAAGAAGAATCTTACTAAATCTAAGGAAAGAAGAAATATTTTAATATCTAAGGTTATTTTCATGAGAAATGAAAATATTTATTATCTAAAGATATACATGAATGTTTCTTAATTTTAATAAAGACTAGAGATTGATCCGCGTATCCGCACGGGTATTGGTTTTTACATTTTTATATGTTGATAATTTTTTTCATAATTAGTGTTATATATTTTAGATGAGTCGTAATATAATTAATTGTATTCAAAAGACCTGGACCGAATTGGGTAATATGGTTATTTTTGGTACAAATATCCAAACCGTTTCAGATACATTTTTAGGTTAATATACATCAGAACTGAATTCATCCAGACCCAGAAGAATCCAACTCAAAGCTCACACA
It encodes:
- the LOC106317552 gene encoding uncharacterized protein LOC106317552, encoding MKPAWLDALYAEKFFVGCPYHETAKKNEKNVCCLDCCISLCPHCVPSHRYHRLLQVRRYVYHEVIRLEDLQKLIDCSNVQAYTINSAKVVFIKKRPQNRQFKGAGNYCTSCDRSLQEPFIHCSLGCKVEFVMKRYRDITPFIKPCHTLTLGPDYIIPQDLHADDNMAAYETPRSTVVDGDDSMSWSSTSSELGDAATTTHVVRKKRTGFCFCAKSANSYKAVSEDPDDISNCINRRKGIPQRSPLC